A region from the Panicum hallii strain FIL2 chromosome 1, PHallii_v3.1, whole genome shotgun sequence genome encodes:
- the LOC112889036 gene encoding uncharacterized protein LOC112889036 isoform X3: protein MDVAGLPSDILVEVTASIATRSATPLNDIVNLRRSCKVFRDATAARKVGRCMAVHREWRLHWWDKARFLSVLRRCAASSNPEASYILGLEEFCNRRKASGLRHLLHAMEHGHAAAAYMMGMITLHDSLRSPGGAEQALERLDCFSSAPASSGPSRTRRRMASVRREAVSVMRRLTLRRWRMPEPPTPCANPWCGKVESKRAEAWDGDGDDERWFCSQICWWKHEYCKFTDKI, encoded by the exons ATGGACGTCGCCGGGCTCCCTTCTGACATCCTCGTGGAGGTGACTGCGAGCATTGCGACGAGGTCCGCGACGCCCCTCAACGACATTGTCAACCTCCGGCGATC GTGCAAGGTGTTCCGCGATGCGACGGCGGCAAGGAAGGTCGGGCGGTGCATGGCCGTGCACAGGGAGTGGAGGCTGCACTGGTGGGACAAGGCGAGGTTTCTGTCCGTGCTCCGGCGGTGCGCCGCAAGCAGCAACCCCGAGGCATCCTACATCCTTGGATTG gaggagttcTGCAACCGGAGAAAAGCGAGCGGGCTCCGGCACCTCCTCCACGCCATGGAGCATGGACACGCCGCCGCAGCCTACATGATGGGGATGATCACGTTGCACGACTCGCTGCGCTCGCCGGGCGGTGCCGAGCAGGCGCTGGAACGCTTGGACTGCTTCTCCTCCGCGCCTGCATCCTCTGGCCCCAGCAGGACAAGGCGCAGGATGGCCTCCGTGCGCAGAGAGGCCGTGTCGGTCATGCGAAGGCTGACGTTGCGTCGGTGGAGGATGCCCGAGCCTCCAACGCCCTGCGCGAATCCGTGGTGCGGCAAGGTGGAGTCGAAGAGGGCGGAGGCctgggacggcgacggcgacgacgagaGGTGGTTTTGCAGCCAGATTTGCTGGTGGAAACACGAGTACTGCAAGTTTACCGATAAGATCTAA
- the LOC112889036 gene encoding uncharacterized protein LOC112889036 isoform X2: protein MLCQISNSAGPQEGKGRQGRTGSADSDMDVAGLPSDILVEVTASIATRSATPLNDIVNLRRSCKVFRDATAARKVGRCMAVHREWRLHWWDKARFLSVLRRCAASSNPEASYILGLEEFCNRRKASGLRHLLHAMEHGHAAAAYMMGMITLHDSLRSPGGAEQALERLDCFSSAPASSGPSRTRRRMASVRREAVSVMRRLTLRRWRMPEPPTPCANPWCGKVESKRAEAWDGDGDDERYY, encoded by the exons ATGTTGTGCCAGATCAGCAACTCA GCAGGGCCTCAAGAAGGCAAGGGACGACAGGGGAGAACGGGCTCGGCAGATTCGGACATGGACGTCGCCGGGCTCCCTTCTGACATCCTCGTGGAGGTGACTGCGAGCATTGCGACGAGGTCCGCGACGCCCCTCAACGACATTGTCAACCTCCGGCGATC GTGCAAGGTGTTCCGCGATGCGACGGCGGCAAGGAAGGTCGGGCGGTGCATGGCCGTGCACAGGGAGTGGAGGCTGCACTGGTGGGACAAGGCGAGGTTTCTGTCCGTGCTCCGGCGGTGCGCCGCAAGCAGCAACCCCGAGGCATCCTACATCCTTGGATTG gaggagttcTGCAACCGGAGAAAAGCGAGCGGGCTCCGGCACCTCCTCCACGCCATGGAGCATGGACACGCCGCCGCAGCCTACATGATGGGGATGATCACGTTGCACGACTCGCTGCGCTCGCCGGGCGGTGCCGAGCAGGCGCTGGAACGCTTGGACTGCTTCTCCTCCGCGCCTGCATCCTCTGGCCCCAGCAGGACAAGGCGCAGGATGGCCTCCGTGCGCAGAGAGGCCGTGTCGGTCATGCGAAGGCTGACGTTGCGTCGGTGGAGGATGCCCGAGCCTCCAACGCCCTGCGCGAATCCGTGGTGCGGCAAGGTGGAGTCGAAGAGGGCGGAGGCctgggacggcgacggcgacgacgagaG GTACTACTAG
- the LOC112889036 gene encoding uncharacterized protein LOC112889036 isoform X1: protein MLCQISNSAGPQEGKGRQGRTGSADSDMDVAGLPSDILVEVTASIATRSATPLNDIVNLRRSCKVFRDATAARKVGRCMAVHREWRLHWWDKARFLSVLRRCAASSNPEASYILGLEEFCNRRKASGLRHLLHAMEHGHAAAAYMMGMITLHDSLRSPGGAEQALERLDCFSSAPASSGPSRTRRRMASVRREAVSVMRRLTLRRWRMPEPPTPCANPWCGKVESKRAEAWDGDGDDERWFCSQICWWKHEYCKFTDKI, encoded by the exons ATGTTGTGCCAGATCAGCAACTCA GCAGGGCCTCAAGAAGGCAAGGGACGACAGGGGAGAACGGGCTCGGCAGATTCGGACATGGACGTCGCCGGGCTCCCTTCTGACATCCTCGTGGAGGTGACTGCGAGCATTGCGACGAGGTCCGCGACGCCCCTCAACGACATTGTCAACCTCCGGCGATC GTGCAAGGTGTTCCGCGATGCGACGGCGGCAAGGAAGGTCGGGCGGTGCATGGCCGTGCACAGGGAGTGGAGGCTGCACTGGTGGGACAAGGCGAGGTTTCTGTCCGTGCTCCGGCGGTGCGCCGCAAGCAGCAACCCCGAGGCATCCTACATCCTTGGATTG gaggagttcTGCAACCGGAGAAAAGCGAGCGGGCTCCGGCACCTCCTCCACGCCATGGAGCATGGACACGCCGCCGCAGCCTACATGATGGGGATGATCACGTTGCACGACTCGCTGCGCTCGCCGGGCGGTGCCGAGCAGGCGCTGGAACGCTTGGACTGCTTCTCCTCCGCGCCTGCATCCTCTGGCCCCAGCAGGACAAGGCGCAGGATGGCCTCCGTGCGCAGAGAGGCCGTGTCGGTCATGCGAAGGCTGACGTTGCGTCGGTGGAGGATGCCCGAGCCTCCAACGCCCTGCGCGAATCCGTGGTGCGGCAAGGTGGAGTCGAAGAGGGCGGAGGCctgggacggcgacggcgacgacgagaGGTGGTTTTGCAGCCAGATTTGCTGGTGGAAACACGAGTACTGCAAGTTTACCGATAAGATCTAA